One genomic window of Arachis hypogaea cultivar Tifrunner chromosome 8, arahy.Tifrunner.gnm2.J5K5, whole genome shotgun sequence includes the following:
- the LOC112705739 gene encoding monosaccharide-sensing protein 2 has protein sequence MKGAVLVAIAASIGNFLQGWDNATIAGAVVYIKKDLALQTTVEGLVVAMSLIGATVITTCSGPISDWLGRRPMLIISSLLYFLGSLVMLWSPNVYVLCLARLLDGFGIGLAVTLVPVYISETAPSEIRGSLNTLPQFSGSGGMFLSYCLVFWFSFSASPNWRVMLGILSIPSLFYFLLTIFFLPESPRWLVSKGKMLEAKKVLQRLRGREDVAGEMALLVEGLGVGGDTTIEEYIIGPADEDGEGQIQTAEKDKVRLYGSQAGLSWLAKPVTGQSSLGLVSRHGSIVNQSMPLMDPVVTLFGSVHEKLPEQGSMRSTLFPHFGSMFSTADPHAKNEQWDEESLQREGEEYASEAGGDSDDNLQSPLISRQTTSIEKEMPPPPSHGSILSSMRRHSSLMQGEPVGSTGIGGGWQLAWKWNEKGEDGKKEGGFKRIYLHQEAGPVPSKGSVVSIPGEGDFVQAAALVSQPALYSKELIGGQPVGPAMVHPSETASKGPIWKALLEPGVKHALVVGIGIQLLQQFSGINGVLYYTPQILSEAGVEVLLADLGIGSESASFLISALTTLLMLPCIAIAMRLMDVSGRRQLLLTTIPVLIVSLIILVIGSVVNFGSVVHAAISTVCVVVYFCCFVMAYGPVPNILCSEIFPTRVRGLCIAICALVFWIGDIIVTYTLPVMLSTIGLSGIFGIYAVVCLISWIFVFLKVPETKGMPLEVITEFFAVGSKQAVAAKNE, from the exons ATGAAAGGTGCAGTACTGGTGGCTATTGCCGCTTCCATAGGCAATTTTCTTCAAGGATGGGATAATGCTACTATTGCTG gtgCCGTTGTTTACATTAAGAAAGACCTTGCTTTGCAAACAACTGTGGAAGGGCTTGTGGTGGCCATGTCCCTCATCGGAGCGACGGTGATCACGACGTGCTCCGGTCCCATCTCGGATTGGCTTGGGCGCAGGCCCATGTTGATAATCTCATCATTGCTCTATTTTTTGGGTAGTTTGGTGATGCTATGGTCCCCTAATGTGTATGTGTTGTGCCTGGCAAGGTTACTTGATGGATTTGGGATTGGTCTTGCTGTTACTCTTGTTCCTGTTTATATATCTGAGACTGCCCCATCTGAGATTAGGGGATCCTTGAATACACTTCCCCAATTCAGTGGTTCTGGGGGCATGTTTCTGTCCTATTGTCTGGTTTTCTGGTTCTCATTCAGTGCCTCTCCTAACTGGAGAGTAATGCTTGGGATTCTTTCCAttccttctcttttttatttCCTGTTGACAATCTTTTTCTTGCCGGAGTCTCCCCGGTGGCTCGTCAGCAAAGGGAAGATGCTTGAGGCTAAAAAGGTTCTCCAAAGATTGCGCGGCAGGGAAGATGTGGCCG GTGAGATGGCATTGCTGGTTGAAGGTCTTGGGGTTGGAGGTGATACAACTATAGAAGAGTATATAATAGGCCCTGCAGATGAGGATGGAGAAGGTCAAATACAAACAGCAGAGAAAGACAAAGTCCGATTATACGGATCCCAAGCTGGCCTCTCGTGGTTAGCAAAACCTGTTACTGGACAGAGTTCTCTAGGTCTTGTGTCACGCCATGGAAGCATTGTCAACCAAAGCATGCCTCTCATGGACCCTGTTGTGACCCTATTTGGCAGCGTTCATGAGAAGCTCCCTGAACAAGGAAGCATGCGCAGCACCCTATTTCCACATTTTGGAAGCATGTTCAGCACAGCTGATCCTCATGCCAAAAATGAACAGTGGGACGAGGAGAGCCTACAAAGAGAAGGCGAGGAGTACGCATCAGAAGCGGGTGGAGACTCCGATGACAATCTGCAAAGTCCCTTGATCTCGCGTCAAACAACAAGCATCGAAAAGGAAATGCCACCTCCTCCTTCTCATGGCAGTATACTGAGCAGCATGAGACGTCACAGTAGTCTCATGCAAGGTGAACCAGTTGGTAGCACTGGTATTGGCGGTGGCTGGCAACTAGCATGGAAATGGAATGAGAAAGGTGAGGATGGGAAAAAGGAAGGAGGGTTTAAAAGGATTTACTTGCACCAGGAGGCTGGTCCAGTCCCAAGTAAAGGATCTGTTGTGTCGATTCCTGGCGAAGGTGACTTTGTCCAGGCTGCTGCATTGGTAAGCCAGCCTGCTCTTTACTCCAAGGAGCTTATTGGTGGGCAGCCAGTTGGCCCTGCAATGGTTCACCCATCTGAGACCGCTTCAAAGGGGCCAATTTGGAAAGCTCTTCTCGAACCAGGCGTTAAGCATGCATTGGTTGTTGGAATTGGAATACAACTACTTCAGCAG TTTTCTGGTATAAATGGTGTTCTATATTACACTCCTCAAATCCTTTCAGAGGCCGGCGTTGAAGTTCTCCTTGCCGATTTGGGCATCGGCTCAGAGTCTGCATCTTTCCTTATCAGTGCTTTAACAACCTTGTTGATGCTTCCATGTATAGCCATAGCGATGAGGCTCATGGATGTTTCTGGCAGAAG GCAGCTGCTGCTCACTACAATTCCAGTGCTGATAGTGTCACTCATCATTTTGGTCATTGGGAGCGTCGTAAATTTTGGCAGTGTTGTCCATGCAGCAATTTCAACTGTATGCGTTGTTGTTTACTTCTGTTGCTTTGTGATGGCTTATGGACCGGTTCCAAACATCCTTTGCTCAGAGATCTTTCCGACAAGGGTGCGTGGGCTCTGCATTGCCATCTGCGCTTTGGTGTTCTGGATCGGAGATATCATAGTGACATACACGCTGCCCGTGATGCTCAGTACTATAGGACTCAGTGGAATCTTTGGCATTTATGCGGTTGTGTGTTTGATCTCGTGGATATTTGTGTTTTTGAAGGTCCCTGAAACAAAGGGAATGCCCCTTGAAGTCATCACGGAATTCTTTGCTGTTGGTTCTAAGCAGGCTGTTGCTGCCAAGAATGAGTGA